From a region of the Triticum aestivum cultivar Chinese Spring chromosome 7D, IWGSC CS RefSeq v2.1, whole genome shotgun sequence genome:
- the LOC123167037 gene encoding uncharacterized protein, giving the protein MATSGDQSGGCGSAAAKGSKLRYPLRSAGRGKLEPPAAADAAPSGPASRRAKPSSDVTKSCALDLSAVKDKSAKPPRRHSIPTKPGVSPRPTPTGTITPVSGVRSRRSDSLGRLDTPTSEASMSTARRKFSTLSSVSYWMTQIRLAEAASKHSISLGFFKLALESECEPLDRMREELKTYVARHGLATELEEPVKEILQVYDIMEDFEKLKISLDSSLEPKKSDKAALGAANVTPKGNLKPRSLNSVATQSKDGKKENIQKEKPDAKIRGSYNRNPAKNAPAKEVAKNTAKKTKKQAKEQQEDCNGGSEVLPVDADQESVDVVKEITYEDKENMGDAEMAIDAGNAIAQEV; this is encoded by the exons ATGGCCACCTCGGGCGATCAGTCGGGCGGCTGCG GGTCTGCGGCCGCGAAGGGGTCCAAACTGCGGTACCCGCTGCGGTCGGCGGGCCGGGGGAAGCTCGAGCCGCCGGCGGCGGCAGATGCTGCTCCTAGCGGCCCTGCTTCGCGAAG GGCCAAACCATCTTCAGATGTCACCAAGAGCTGTGCTCTCGATCTTTCCGCCGTGAAGGATAAATCAGCTAAACCTCCGCGGAGGCACTCAATACCAACAAAGCCAGGTGTTAGTCCAAGGCCTACTCCTACTGGAACTATTACTCCAGTGTCAGGGGTTCGCTCCAGGAGGTCAGACAGCCTTGGGAGGTTGGATACCCCGACATCTGAAGCATCCATGTCTACAGCAAGGCGCAAGTTCAGTACACTCTCCTCGGTCTCATATTGGATGACACAGATTAGGCTTGCAGAGGCTGCTTCCAAGCACTCTATCTCCCTGGGCTTCTTCAAGCTTGCCCTTGAGTCAGAATGCGAG CCTCTGGATAGGATGAGAGAAGAACTAAAGACTTATGTGGCCAGGCATGGCCTTGCAACAGAATTGGAGGAGCCGGTGAAGGAGATTCTTCAGGTTTATGATATCATGGAAGATTTTGAGAAGCTAAAGATCTCTCTGGACTCCTCACTGGAGCCAAAAAAGTCTGACAAGGCTGCTCTTGGTGCTGCCAATGTGACTCCAAAGGGTAATCTGAAACCCAGGTCTCTGAACTCTGTTGCAACTCAGAGTAAAGATGGCAAGAAAGAGAACATTCAGAAGGAGAAGCCTGATGCCAAGATCAGAGGTTCCTATAACCGGAATCCGGCCAAGAATGCTCCTGCAAAAGAAGTTGCCAAAAATAccgccaagaaaaccaagaagCAGGCTAAGGAGCAGCAAGAAGATTGTAATGGAGGCAGTGAGGTTTTGCCGGTTGACGCAGATCAAGAATCTG TTGATGTGGTGAAGGAgatcacatatgaagataaggagaACATG GGGGATGCTGAGATGGCAATAGATGCTGGCAACGCCATAGCCCAAGAAGTCTAG